A stretch of DNA from Flavobacteriaceae bacterium MAR_2009_75:
TGAAGTTGCCCCTCATCGACCAGTTTCATTACTGCGGGAAGGGCAGCTGTAATTTTAGTTACGGAAGCCAGATCGTAGATATCATCTAGAGCGACCGGTTGAATACTATCATAGGTGTGAAAACCGTAAGCTTTGTGAAATATTATTTTGCCGTTTTTGGCTACCAGTACCTGTGCACCAGGGAAGGCTTCTTTTTTTATACCATTAGTTATAATATCGCCTACTTTTCTATCAATAGCTTCTGAGTCTAGCCCCACTTCCTCGAGCTCGCCGTACGACAAAGCATCTGTTCTGCCGAAATTTAAATCTACAGGGGAGTCTTCCTGTGCATAGAGAGTGATAACTGTAAACGCGAATACTATAAATAAGTATAATCTCATTGGTAATCGGTATGGGTTGGTTATTTAATTTTTAGCCTAGCATCTTGACTGCATCTTTGGCAAAATAAGTGGCGATGATATTGGCCCCTGCTCTTTTAATTGCCATTAATTGTTCCATCACGACCGCATCATGTTCTAGCCATCCTTTTTCGGCTGCAGCTTTGACCATGGCGTATTCACCAGAAACCTGGTAAACAGCAACGGGCACATCGACCTCATTTTTTATCTCCCGTACAATATCTAGGTAGCACAGCCCTGGTTTGACCATGACGATATCGGCGCCTTCATCTATATCCATCTCGGTCTCTTTTATAGCCTCGAACCGATTGGCATAATCCATTTGATAGGTTTTCTTATCCTTAGGAATGTTCTGTATATCTACAGGTGCCGAATCGAGGGCATCTCTAAACGGGCCATAAAAAGCACTGGCGTATTTGGCGCTATAGCTCATAATGGCGGTATTCAAATGACCTTCATCTTCAAGCGCTTCGCGAATTGTAAGTATACGGCCGTCCATCATATCACTGGGCGCTACCACGTCCGCACCCGCATGGGCATGTGAAACACTCATTGCTGCAAGAACATCAGCCGTTTCGTCGTTTAATATTTGTCCGTTTTCGATAATACCGTCATGACCGTATGAAGAAAACGGGTCTAAGGCCACATCGGTCATCACTAACATTTCGGGACATGCATCTTTCACGGTTTTAATGGCCCGTTGCATGAGTCCGTTCGGATTGAGTGCTTCGCTGCCTTTATTGTCCTTAAGACTGTCATCGACTTTCACAAAAAGCAAAACCGATTTTAGGCCCATTTTCCAAAGTTCTTTTACTTCTTTTTCTAAATTATCAAGGCTCAGACGAAAGTAATCGGGCATAGATGCAATCTCTTCTTTTATGGCCTTTCCTTCCACCACAAAAAGTGGGACCAAAAAATCGTTAGGGGTCAAGAAAGTTTCTTGCACCAATTTTCGCATACTATGAGAAGTTCTCAGACGTCGGTTTCTTCGAAGTGGATACATAAATTATCTGTTCAATTTATCAATTAATTATCTCAAAATTTTCAATGTTGAAAATTACCGTCAATGACCGTAATATCAAAGTTTGAATACTTAAAAGTAATACTAGTTTTAGTTAAAGTGGATTTTCTTTACACCGAATGTGTTGAGCTAACTTTTCGCCAAAACCATAGGCTCCCCAAAGTGTACTGTCTTTCTCTATGGCTAACGGGTCTTGGTTTTCGTGAATGTAGGTTTTAATTGATTTGACCAAGGGGTGTTCTAAACCACCAATGTCAATAATGCAGGAGCCTCCCGCAATACTGAAGCCATCTTCGTACTCGTAGCAAAATACTAGCACTTTATCACCTACGGTTAAATCAAGACCGTAAAAGCAATCGGTAGTTACGTAACCTTGACTAATATATTCTTGAGAGTTCGGATTGTCGATTTTCAACACTTTTTCTAAGGCAATTGTACCTCGTTTAGAATGGTATAAGGGGCCTGCGTCTTTGTTTTCAGTTTCTAGGTCAGTAATTGTGCCTACAAAGACAAGACTGTAATTTTCTCCGCAATAGCCGATGAAAGGGCCAGATTCTTCCCACCAGTATGTAAAGGGTACTTGAAGTGTGTCTTGGGTAAATTCGATTTCTATATCGGTATTCGAATTCGAATTTTTACAGGCGGTAAGGCACAGGCATCCAAGGATAAATGATAGCAATAGAAATCTTACACCCACGCTTTTGGGTTTTTTAATACCTCTAATATGCGCTCTTCTTCACTGCCTTTTTCTGTTTGGTGGTCGTAACGCCATTGCACATGAGGGGGAAGGCTCATCAAAATACTTTCGATACGACCATTGGTTTTTAGACCAAATAAAGTGCCCTTGTCATGTACAAGGTTGAACTCGACGTAGCGACCGCGACGAATTTCTTGCCAATCTCTCTGCTTTTGCGTGAAATCGGTATCCTTTCTTTGTAAGACAATCGGAACATAACTATCGAGAAAACTATTGCCTACACCTGTGACAAAATTATACCAGTCTTCGATAGACATGGTATCGGTAATTTTACAATAATCGAAGAAGAGGCCGCCTATGCCTCTAGCCTCATTTCTGTGGGCATTCCAAAAATATTCGTCGCACTTTTTCTTGTAAGTGGAATAAAAATCAGGATGATGCTCATCGCAAACAGTTTTGCAGGTTGAATGAAAATGCGTTGCATCTTCATCGAACAAATAATACGGAGTTAAATCTTGACCGCCACCGAACCATTGATCAACGAGTTTACCTTGCTTATCGTACATTTCAAAATAACGCCAATTGGCATGAACTGTTGGCACCATGGGGTTCTTCGGATGCAGCACCAAGCTAAGCCCACACGCAAAAAAATCGGCATCATCAACACCGAAATACTGCTGCATGCTTTTAGGTAGTTCACCATGAACGCCTGAAATATTTACGCCTCCTTTCTCAAATACAGCGCCGTTTTCAATTACACGGGTTCTTCCACCCCCACCTTCGGGCCTAGTCCACTGATCTTCATGAAATCTAGCCTTTCCATCAACTTCTTCAAGTTTGGAAGTAATAGTGTCTTGTAGTTTTTGAATATAATTGAAGAATTTATCTTTCATTTAATTGTGCTTAATAAATGGAGCGCCGAAATTAGCCTGCATGGCAAAAGCCTCGATAATAGCTAATATGCAATGGTAGGCAAAACCGAAAGAAATAGCAACATGAGGCATTTCAACAAAAAGACCTGATGCCCCGGTCTCACCTGGGTACCCGATAGCGTTCATCTTTTCTGGTGCCATACCACCAACTGGTATATATTCGGCACCGAATGCAAAGGGAAAAATAAGAACAAAATAGGCTAATGCGGCCAATACCGATTTAAAAATGTTCTGTTCCTTTATTTTTTTTGATACGTCGGCAAAAGCAAAACGCATTCTATTAAAAATAGCCACTAAATATAGAATCAATATGCTATGGTCTTCCGTAGCAAAATTAAAAGCTAGGGCAAACAGAAGGTAAAAGGGAAAAAGAATATATAATGAAATCTTTTTTGGCATCACGGCCATAAATACTCCGGAGTGAACCATAATGAATTCAAAAGCCATTAAAAGGCTCATTGTAGCTATTTTTGGCCCATCGTCAATTTGAGGGTATTGCCAAAGCCGATAAAACTGAAAGGCAATGATAATGGTTATCAATAAACCGGCATATTCAAATTGCCTGTTGAATTTTTCAATAATACGCATTACTCTTCTCTTGAAAGTTCATACAACTGCATATCTAACGGTTTTTCGTTAGGGGGCGTATGTTCAGCTTTTAAAACCTTTATGTGGGTAAATCCACATTTTTCGGCTACTCGTATGCTTGCATAATTGCTTTCATGGACCAAAATCTCTAGCGTTTTCAGCTGTAATTTCTCAAAGGCAAACTGTGAAATTTGTATTACGGCCCGACTGGTCCAACCTCGGCCAGCGTATTTCTCGCCTATGCAATAGGCAATCTCGGCCCGACTCTTTTCTCGGTCAATATTTTTTATAATGATGAGTCCGCAAACTATGCCATCAACACTTTTTCGTAGAGCAAACGTGAATTCCGATTTGTACTCGAACTCTATATTTTTGAGAAGGATGAAGGCTTTCGAAGCTTCTTCAGACTGATTCTGCGCTAAGGTCATGGGAAAAAAGCGAGCAAATCGCTCTTGATTATCGACCATTAGCCGTGAAAGTGTTTGGGCATCTTCGGCAGTAAGCTGATTTAGAAGAAATGATTTGTCTTGAGTCATGGGTTAAACGGCAATATCTTCTTTGAGAGGCTTGTTTTCGGGTGAGTGTTGGTGTTTTGCCCAAATGGCCAGCCCGAAAGTAAGTACACCCAAACGACCAATGAACATGAGTATAATGATAACCAACTTGCCCCAATCTCCCAAATTACCAGTTATTCCGGTACTGAGTCCGACCGTGCCCAAGGCAGAGGCTACTTCGAAAAGCAAATCTTCTAAATGAAAATCTTCAAGAAAAGAAAGAACAAAAGTTCCTAGGGCAATCAGACTGGTATAAAATATAAAAGATGAGGTAGCCACAAACAGCCTTTCATAGGGAATAATTCTGCCGAAAAACGTAATACGGGAATGGTTTTTCAACCGACTTTTCATTATGGCGATTATAGCGGTTAGTGTCGTAATCTTCATTCCCCCGGCCGTACCCGATGGTGATGCGCCGACGTACATTAAAAAAATGGTAACGAGAAGCATAGGCATAATGAAGGCCCCGTAGTCAACAGTGTTGAAACCGACGGTAGTCATGGCCGACATACCTTGAAAAAAAGCGGCCCAAACGCGGCCAGCACCTTTCAAAGAACTGATGGTAGGCTCGTAAACATAGAAGAAAACGAAGCCCAATGTCAGCAAAACCAAAGAGCCCATTAGAATAATCTTCGTGGTAAAACTAAGTTGATGCGTTCTTTTCTTTAAGAACAGTGCAAAATCGGTTACTACAATAAAACCCATAGAACCGGCAATGGCCAATACCGAGGTTGTGGTATTGATAAGTCCATTGCCCGTGAAGTTGGCAAATCCGTTTTCAAAAAGACTGAAGCCTGCCGTACAAAATGCGCTAACACTATGAAAGATTGCAAACCAGAGTGTTTCAAACGAACCGAGATTTAGATTTTTGAACGCGAAAAAATAGAGAACAGTGCCTAATACCTCCATGGCCAAGGTGAAAAAAACCACCGCCTTAAGGAAATCTTTAATTTCAATCGTTTTGGGCAATGTAAATTCTGTTTTGAGCAAATTTTGATGCCAATGGGTCATTTTTCTTGTGGTAGAAAGAATCATGAAAGTGGTAAAGGTAAGGTAACCGATACCACCCAATTGAATGAGCACTAATATGATCAATTGCCCAAAAAAGTTATAAGAATCAATAACTGAAACGGTAGCTAGCCCTGTTGTTGAAACGGCTGAGGTAGCTATAAAAAGATTGTCTAAAAAGGAAACCGAGTTTTTATGAAACCATGGTATGCATAATAGTAAGCTACCAATCAATACATAGGTTAAAAAGCCATAGAAAAGATTCTGCTGAGGGGTCAGGCCCAGTTTGAAACGCAGATATTTCCCAGAGATAACACTATAAAGGCTCATATGCTGAGCTTATTGATGGTATTCTTTAACGGCATCAACAAAGGCTTTTGCATTTTCTACTGGAATATTGGGTAATATGCCATGACCCAAATTGACCACATATTTGTCCTTCCCGAACTCATTGATCATTTGGGTGACCATTTTTTTGATTTCTGATGGAGGCGAGAGTAGTCGTGAGGGGTCAAAATTACCTTGTAACGTGATGTTGCCACCGCTAAGGTAACGCGCATTTTTTGCTGAACAGGTCCAATCTACACCCAGTGCCGACGCTCCTGATTTGGCCATATCGCCCAAGGCGAACCAACAGCCTTTTCCGAATACGATAACGGGAGCATCATCTTTCAAGGCATCAATAATTTGTTGAATATATTGCCATGAAAATTCTTTATAGTCAACGGGTGATAACATGCCGCCCCAAGAATCAAAAACCTGAACGGCATTCACACCGGCCTTTACTTTAGCCTTTAAATAGGCGATTGTAGTATCGGTAATTTTCTGTAGTAGGGCATGCGCGGCTACGGGGTCGGTAAAGCAGAATTCTTTAGCCTTGTCAAAAGTTTTGCTGCCTTGGCCTTGTACACAGTAACACAGAATAGTCCACGGTGAGCCCGCAAACCCGATCAAAGGAATATCATCATTCAACTTTTCTTTGGTAGCCTGTATGGCCTGCATCACATAATCTAAGGCTTCATCTACATCGGGAACTATAACATTATCTACATCTTTCTGCGAACGGATAGGATTCGGAAGATAGGGCCCGAAGTTGAGTTTCATCTGTACTTCGATATTCATTGCTTGTGGAATCACCAAAATATCGGAGAATAATATGGCGGCATCCATACCGTAACGTCTAATGGGCTGAACGGTAATTTCAGAAGCCAGTTCGGGGGTTTGACAGCGTGTGAAGAAATCATATTTTTTTTTGATTTCCATAAACTCCGGAAGATAACGACCTGCTTGACGCATCATCCAAACGGGTGGTCGTTCAACAGTTTCCCCTTTTAATGCCCTTAGGAATAAATCGTTGTTTATCATGATTATTTAGTTACTAGTGCTTAGTTAGAAGTCAATAGTTTTAAGTTGGTAGCAAAGTGCCGTTTCATCATACCCATCAATACGCTGTTTACTCTGCTAAACCCTCGTTAGTAGGCAGAGTTCACTAACTCAACCACACTTTCGACCGTTGGAATCTTGGCCACCCGTACATCGTTAAAGTGCTTTCGCGCTTCAGTTGCCGTAGTTTCCCCTATACAGTATGCTACCTTATCAGATGTGTTTTTCAATAAATAACTTTCAACGGTAGACGGACTAAAAAACAGGATGCCCTCTACATCTTCATCTACTTCTGCAGGTGCATGTTTTGTCGTATAGGCTTCCACTTCGTTAACCGCGATATTATTTTCTTCCAGTATATCTGGAAGGTCGTCTAGTCGCAAATTGCTACAAAAATAAGTGACCTCTGTACCGTCGATAAATTCTACCAAGTACTCTGCAAGTTTTTTGGCACTCTTTTCTTGATGTTTCACGGGGCCTATTCTACGTTCAATAAGACGCTTGGTTTTTCGGCCTACGCAATATATGTTTTCAAATTGAAGTTCATCGACAGACACTTGCGTCAAAAGCGATTCAACAGCATTCTTACTGGTCAGAATTACATTCTGGTGTTTATTTTTCAAAATCTTTTTGGAAATCCGGTTCGGAGACACCTTGATAAAATCTTCACCCTTGACCTTTACATCATTTTTGAACAATTGCATTTGGTCGGGAGTCAGGTTCTTGGTAGAGAATATATGGGTTCGAAGTGTGCCTTCTTGAGTTTGGCTTACCAATAGTTTTCCGCCACGGGCGAGAATACTGTTGGCGCAATCTCTACCCAATTGCTCATGCTTACCAAGTGGAGCGGAGAATTCTGCTTCCAATTTTTTCTTTCCATCCACAGAGAGCAAGACACCTTTGAGGGTAACCTTGTTATCTTCGTCGATTGTAGCGTGAGCACCTATAGGAGCGGAGCAACCGCCCTCTAGAACACGCAAGAATTCACGTTCTAATTTCGTGCAAACATCGGTTATTTCATGATTTAGGGTGGCACAGGCATCAAGAACAAAATCATCATTTTCTATAGCTACGACCATAACTGCACCTTGCGCCGGTGCGGGTACCATCCAGGTAAGTCCGATCGTATTTTCAGGTTCTAGTCCGATACGCTCGATGCCCGCAGCGGCAAAGATAGCACCGTTCCATTCGTTGTTTTGAAGTTTTTCGTAACGACTGTTGACGTTACCACG
This window harbors:
- a CDS encoding porphobilinogen synthase → MYPLRRNRRLRTSHSMRKLVQETFLTPNDFLVPLFVVEGKAIKEEIASMPDYFRLSLDNLEKEVKELWKMGLKSVLLFVKVDDSLKDNKGSEALNPNGLMQRAIKTVKDACPEMLVMTDVALDPFSSYGHDGIIENGQILNDETADVLAAMSVSHAHAGADVVAPSDMMDGRILTIREALEDEGHLNTAIMSYSAKYASAFYGPFRDALDSAPVDIQNIPKDKKTYQMDYANRFEAIKETEMDIDEGADIVMVKPGLCYLDIVREIKNEVDVPVAVYQVSGEYAMVKAAAEKGWLEHDAVVMEQLMAIKRAGANIIATYFAKDAVKMLG
- a CDS encoding coproporphyrinogen oxidase — translated: MKDKFFNYIQKLQDTITSKLEEVDGKARFHEDQWTRPEGGGGRTRVIENGAVFEKGGVNISGVHGELPKSMQQYFGVDDADFFACGLSLVLHPKNPMVPTVHANWRYFEMYDKQGKLVDQWFGGGQDLTPYYLFDEDATHFHSTCKTVCDEHHPDFYSTYKKKCDEYFWNAHRNEARGIGGLFFDYCKITDTMSIEDWYNFVTGVGNSFLDSYVPIVLQRKDTDFTQKQRDWQEIRRGRYVEFNLVHDKGTLFGLKTNGRIESILMSLPPHVQWRYDHQTEKGSEEERILEVLKNPKAWV
- a CDS encoding ribosomal-protein-alanine N-acetyltransferase, encoding MTQDKSFLLNQLTAEDAQTLSRLMVDNQERFARFFPMTLAQNQSEEASKAFILLKNIEFEYKSEFTFALRKSVDGIVCGLIIIKNIDREKSRAEIAYCIGEKYAGRGWTSRAVIQISQFAFEKLQLKTLEILVHESNYASIRVAEKCGFTHIKVLKAEHTPPNEKPLDMQLYELSREE
- a CDS encoding trk system potassium uptake protein TrkH yields the protein MSLYSVISGKYLRFKLGLTPQQNLFYGFLTYVLIGSLLLCIPWFHKNSVSFLDNLFIATSAVSTTGLATVSVIDSYNFFGQLIILVLIQLGGIGYLTFTTFMILSTTRKMTHWHQNLLKTEFTLPKTIEIKDFLKAVVFFTLAMEVLGTVLYFFAFKNLNLGSFETLWFAIFHSVSAFCTAGFSLFENGFANFTGNGLINTTTSVLAIAGSMGFIVVTDFALFLKKRTHQLSFTTKIILMGSLVLLTLGFVFFYVYEPTISSLKGAGRVWAAFFQGMSAMTTVGFNTVDYGAFIMPMLLVTIFLMYVGASPSGTAGGMKITTLTAIIAIMKSRLKNHSRITFFGRIIPYERLFVATSSFIFYTSLIALGTFVLSFLEDFHLEDLLFEVASALGTVGLSTGITGNLGDWGKLVIIILMFIGRLGVLTFGLAIWAKHQHSPENKPLKEDIAV
- a CDS encoding uroporphyrinogen decarboxylase; translated protein: MINNDLFLRALKGETVERPPVWMMRQAGRYLPEFMEIKKKYDFFTRCQTPELASEITVQPIRRYGMDAAILFSDILVIPQAMNIEVQMKLNFGPYLPNPIRSQKDVDNVIVPDVDEALDYVMQAIQATKEKLNDDIPLIGFAGSPWTILCYCVQGQGSKTFDKAKEFCFTDPVAAHALLQKITDTTIAYLKAKVKAGVNAVQVFDSWGGMLSPVDYKEFSWQYIQQIIDALKDDAPVIVFGKGCWFALGDMAKSGASALGVDWTCSAKNARYLSGGNITLQGNFDPSRLLSPPSEIKKMVTQMINEFGKDKYVVNLGHGILPNIPVENAKAFVDAVKEYHQ
- a CDS encoding hydroxymethylbilane synthase; protein product: MSKVIRIGTRDSELALWQANTVKDKLEALGFSTTLVPVKSTGDLILDKPLYELGITGIFTKTLDVAMLKGEIDIAVHSMKDVPTALPKGIVQAAVLERGNHFDILAYKNNEEFLAEREGIIATGSLRRKAQWLNRYPTHTVVDLRGNVNSRYEKLQNNEWNGAIFAAAGIERIGLEPENTIGLTWMVPAPAQGAVMVVAIENDDFVLDACATLNHEITDVCTKLEREFLRVLEGGCSAPIGAHATIDEDNKVTLKGVLLSVDGKKKLEAEFSAPLGKHEQLGRDCANSILARGGKLLVSQTQEGTLRTHIFSTKNLTPDQMQLFKNDVKVKGEDFIKVSPNRISKKILKNKHQNVILTSKNAVESLLTQVSVDELQFENIYCVGRKTKRLIERRIGPVKHQEKSAKKLAEYLVEFIDGTEVTYFCSNLRLDDLPDILEENNIAVNEVEAYTTKHAPAEVDEDVEGILFFSPSTVESYLLKNTSDKVAYCIGETTATEARKHFNDVRVAKIPTVESVVELVNSAY